From the Paenibacillus sp. FSL H8-0548 genome, one window contains:
- the mutM gene encoding DNA-formamidopyrimidine glycosylase, which yields MPELPEVETVKRTLIELVAGKRIQSVSVRLPRIIQRPVEPEQFADALVGHTIETVERRGKFLRIILDGLVLVSHLRMEGRYGVFPSEETVERHTHVIFHFEDGTDLRYKDVRQFGTMHLFKVGEELALPPLNKLGIEPLEPGFTVDVLRSKLAKRASKIKPLLLNQEYIVGLGNIYVDEALFQARIHPERTPNTLKPAEWKRLYEAIRATLEHAVEAGGSSIKSYVNGQGEMGMFQHQLLVYGKKDEPCPACARPIQKFTVGGRGTHICSKCQPFADAKALKA from the coding sequence ATGCCTGAACTGCCAGAGGTAGAGACCGTAAAACGAACATTAATCGAACTTGTAGCGGGAAAACGAATTCAATCGGTATCCGTTAGACTCCCGCGTATTATACAGCGTCCAGTAGAGCCTGAACAATTTGCGGATGCCCTTGTCGGACATACGATCGAAACGGTTGAACGGCGCGGCAAATTTTTGAGAATTATTTTGGATGGATTGGTTCTTGTATCGCATTTGCGCATGGAAGGGCGCTATGGTGTATTTCCTTCTGAGGAGACGGTGGAGCGTCACACGCATGTGATCTTCCATTTTGAAGATGGGACGGATCTGCGTTATAAGGATGTGCGCCAGTTCGGCACGATGCATCTATTCAAAGTAGGAGAAGAGCTTGCGCTGCCTCCGTTAAACAAGCTGGGCATTGAACCGCTTGAGCCTGGCTTTACGGTGGATGTACTGCGCAGCAAGCTTGCGAAGCGAGCGTCTAAAATTAAGCCGCTGCTGCTCAATCAAGAATATATTGTCGGGCTTGGCAATATCTATGTCGATGAGGCTTTGTTCCAAGCGCGTATTCATCCGGAACGCACGCCGAATACACTTAAGCCAGCAGAATGGAAACGACTGTACGAAGCGATTCGTGCAACATTGGAGCATGCAGTAGAAGCGGGTGGATCATCCATTAAATCTTATGTGAACGGGCAAGGCGAGATGGGCATGTTCCAGCATCAGCTGCTCGTTTACGGCAAGAAGGATGAGCCGTGTCCAGCTTGTGCAAGACCGATCCAAAAGTTCACGGTCGGAGGCAGAGGAACGCATATTTGCAGTAAATGCCAACCGTTTGCAGACGCTAAGGCATTGAAAGCATAG
- the polA gene encoding DNA polymerase I — MEKWMLIDGNSIAYRAFFAMPPLTNSTGQHTNAIFGFTTMLLKLLEQEKPTHVLVAFDAGKITFRHEGYTEYKGGRQKTPSELSEQFPVLKELLHAFSIAQFELSGYEADDIIGTLTKAADEKGVETIVVTGDKDMLQLASDKVTIAVTRKGVSEVDIYTPAAIQEKYGLVPMQIIDLKGLMGDTSDNIPGVPGVGEKTALKLLHEHGSVESVLENLDKLKGKLRENIENHKDDATMSKKLATIFREVPFEKSMEELRYDGYEDKKLADAFRKLEFKSLIERLQLGEDAGDMEEQAQAAAAELNIQLIESEQDAAVLEQLLALLAQSDKNGLYVEAIGENPHHAELIGLAIATESAVFAFPYSVLKQPFAAGLRSWLEQADKPKYGFDLHKIELALKWSGISFEGSAFDVQLAAYLLDPTEASQTLSGINDKQGLSILPSDDSVYGKGAKFKVPDAETLYRHLALKAEAVRLLVPLLTEELSKTGMSKLYFDMEQPLSRILAGMEFLGIKVQKEELEALGRDLERQLTTIISDVYKHAGTEFNISSPKQLGDILFDKLGLPAKKKTKTGYSTDAEVLEELAPYHEIIPLILHYRQLTKLQSTYVEGLLKEVRKETGKVHTYYRQTIAVTGRLSSQFPNLQNIPIRLEEGRQIRKAFVPSEPGWFILAADYSQIELRVLAHIANDENMKEAFIQDMDIHTKTAMDVFGVTADQVDSNMRRSAKAVNFGIVYGISDFGLSQNLGITRKEAGKFIEDYKEVFKGVRQYMSDIVLQARQDGYVATMLERRRYLNDINASNFNLRSFAERTAMNTPIQGTAADIIKLAMVHMDAALRERNLKSRMLLQVHDELVFEVPADELELMKTLVPEVMAGALKLDVPLKADMSYGDNWYEAK, encoded by the coding sequence ATGGAAAAATGGATGCTAATTGATGGAAATAGTATTGCATATCGCGCGTTTTTCGCAATGCCGCCGCTCACTAATTCTACTGGCCAGCATACGAATGCGATATTTGGTTTTACAACGATGCTGCTTAAGCTGCTCGAGCAGGAGAAGCCGACCCATGTGCTTGTCGCGTTCGATGCAGGCAAAATCACATTTCGCCACGAAGGCTACACCGAATATAAAGGCGGAAGACAAAAGACGCCGTCCGAGCTGTCAGAGCAATTCCCAGTACTTAAGGAGCTGCTGCATGCGTTCAGCATTGCGCAGTTCGAGCTTTCCGGCTATGAGGCTGATGACATCATCGGCACATTGACAAAGGCAGCTGATGAGAAGGGCGTCGAGACGATCGTCGTTACTGGCGATAAGGACATGCTCCAGCTTGCTTCAGACAAGGTGACCATAGCCGTTACTAGGAAAGGCGTCAGCGAGGTCGATATTTATACACCAGCAGCGATTCAAGAAAAATATGGCCTTGTACCGATGCAAATCATTGATTTAAAAGGTCTAATGGGCGATACGTCCGATAATATTCCTGGAGTGCCGGGCGTAGGCGAGAAAACCGCGTTAAAGCTGCTGCATGAGCATGGCTCAGTGGAAAGTGTTCTAGAAAACTTGGACAAGCTGAAGGGCAAGCTGAGGGAAAATATCGAGAATCATAAGGATGACGCCACGATGAGCAAGAAGCTGGCGACGATATTCCGCGAGGTGCCCTTTGAGAAGAGCATGGAAGAGCTTCGTTACGATGGCTACGAGGACAAGAAGCTGGCGGATGCCTTCCGCAAGCTTGAATTTAAGTCTCTTATCGAACGGCTGCAGCTAGGCGAGGATGCAGGCGATATGGAGGAGCAGGCGCAGGCTGCGGCGGCGGAGCTGAATATCCAGCTCATTGAGTCAGAGCAGGATGCTGCTGTATTGGAGCAGCTGCTCGCGCTGCTTGCTCAGTCAGACAAAAATGGGCTGTATGTGGAAGCGATAGGTGAAAATCCTCATCATGCTGAGCTGATCGGCCTCGCGATTGCTACTGAATCTGCCGTATTTGCGTTTCCATACTCGGTATTGAAGCAGCCGTTCGCTGCTGGGCTCCGGAGCTGGCTGGAACAAGCGGACAAGCCGAAGTACGGCTTTGACCTACATAAAATTGAGCTTGCGCTCAAGTGGAGCGGGATCAGCTTTGAGGGTTCAGCTTTTGATGTTCAACTAGCAGCCTACTTGCTTGACCCAACTGAAGCGAGCCAGACGCTAAGCGGAATTAATGATAAACAAGGGCTGTCTATCTTGCCATCTGACGATTCGGTTTATGGCAAAGGCGCAAAATTCAAAGTGCCTGACGCTGAGACCTTATATCGGCATTTGGCGCTCAAAGCAGAAGCGGTTCGCCTGCTTGTTCCGTTATTAACGGAGGAGCTTAGCAAGACGGGAATGAGCAAGCTTTATTTTGACATGGAGCAGCCATTGTCCCGCATTCTTGCAGGTATGGAGTTTCTGGGCATTAAGGTTCAGAAGGAAGAGCTGGAGGCGCTAGGACGCGATCTTGAGCGGCAGCTAACGACCATCATTAGTGACGTATACAAGCATGCTGGCACAGAGTTTAATATTAGCTCGCCTAAGCAGCTTGGCGACATATTGTTCGATAAGCTCGGCTTGCCTGCCAAGAAAAAGACAAAAACAGGCTACTCCACAGACGCTGAGGTGTTGGAGGAGCTAGCACCCTATCATGAGATCATCCCGCTTATATTGCACTATCGCCAGCTCACTAAGCTGCAGTCCACCTATGTAGAGGGACTGCTCAAGGAGGTGCGCAAGGAGACGGGGAAGGTTCACACCTATTATCGGCAAACGATCGCGGTAACAGGCCGGTTAAGCAGTCAGTTTCCTAACCTGCAAAATATTCCGATTCGCCTTGAGGAAGGGCGTCAGATTAGAAAAGCTTTTGTTCCGTCTGAGCCAGGCTGGTTTATTCTTGCAGCCGACTACTCGCAGATCGAGCTTCGCGTACTGGCCCATATTGCTAATGATGAGAATATGAAGGAAGCGTTCATTCAGGATATGGATATCCATACGAAGACCGCGATGGATGTATTCGGCGTGACGGCTGATCAAGTAGATTCCAATATGCGGCGTTCCGCGAAGGCGGTTAACTTCGGTATTGTGTATGGCATCAGCGATTTCGGACTTTCTCAGAACCTCGGCATTACGCGCAAAGAGGCTGGCAAATTCATCGAGGACTACAAGGAAGTTTTCAAGGGCGTCCGTCAATATATGAGTGATATCGTTTTACAAGCTCGCCAAGATGGTTACGTGGCGACGATGCTGGAGCGAAGACGTTATTTGAATGATATTAATGCTTCCAACTTTAATCTGCGTTCCTTCGCAGAGCGTACGGCAATGAATACGCCGATTCAAGGAACTGCGGCAGATATTATTAAGCTAGCGATGGTGCATATGGATGCGGCGCTGCGCGAGAGAAATTTGAAGAGCCGCATGCTGCTGCAGGTACACGATGAGCTCGTGTTTGAAGTTCCTGCGGATGAGCTTGAGCTCATGAAGACGCTCGTGCCCGAGGTCATGGCCGGAGCGCTTAAGCTGGACGTTCCGCTGAAAGCGGATATGAGCTACGGTGACAATTGGTATGAAGCAAAGTAA
- a CDS encoding EAL domain-containing protein, translated as MRQLQELKQLKDEGDGSPSHLGMIYMSWEISTANQRGSVAAFQQQWRSFVESEVEALFRDSALYEGMVWIKGDLFIHISLPAGCPSFLEGWLLEFAHKHTEAWEQQFIHRVNHEAKLQEEGLLHVGVAVSEADGAIADELSRYGVMKKAVLHGQTAGAMKRSLKRRALERMIRKKLIYPVYQPIVSLRRPGEIFGYESLTRTEDREWFPGPMELFQFAEQEGLTYALDRLAREKAIDGCIPLKEEQKLFINVMAQIMEDPSFSPGQTLSLLEQHQLSPHKVVFEITERSSIADFGSVKRALEHYRSQGYQIAIDDVGAGYSSLQSIIELRPDYLKVDRSIIQNIDLDEMKEHILYTLIQLAAKMDIAIIAEGIEREEELAKLREMGIDYAQGYLLGRPAAFG; from the coding sequence GTGAGACAACTTCAGGAATTAAAGCAGCTAAAGGACGAAGGAGACGGGTCTCCAAGCCATCTCGGCATGATTTATATGTCATGGGAGATTTCCACTGCCAATCAGAGGGGCAGCGTTGCTGCTTTCCAGCAGCAATGGCGCAGTTTTGTCGAGAGCGAAGTGGAAGCATTATTCAGAGACTCCGCTCTGTATGAAGGTATGGTTTGGATAAAAGGGGATCTGTTTATTCACATCAGCCTGCCGGCTGGATGCCCATCATTTCTAGAGGGATGGCTGCTTGAGTTTGCCCATAAGCATACAGAGGCGTGGGAACAGCAATTTATACATAGAGTAAATCACGAGGCTAAGCTTCAAGAAGAGGGATTGCTTCACGTTGGTGTTGCAGTCTCTGAAGCGGACGGGGCTATAGCAGATGAGCTGAGTCGGTATGGTGTGATGAAAAAGGCGGTTTTGCACGGTCAAACCGCTGGCGCGATGAAACGAAGCTTGAAGCGTCGGGCACTCGAGCGCATGATCAGGAAAAAGCTCATCTATCCTGTTTACCAGCCGATTGTGTCACTGCGCAGACCAGGTGAAATCTTTGGTTACGAGTCGCTGACGCGGACAGAGGATCGAGAGTGGTTTCCAGGACCTATGGAGCTGTTTCAATTTGCCGAGCAAGAAGGGTTAACCTACGCGCTCGACAGGCTGGCAAGAGAGAAAGCGATAGACGGCTGTATTCCGCTCAAGGAGGAGCAGAAGCTGTTTATAAACGTCATGGCGCAAATTATGGAGGATCCTAGCTTCTCTCCAGGGCAGACGCTTAGCCTGCTTGAGCAGCATCAACTATCGCCGCATAAAGTCGTATTTGAAATAACGGAACGAAGCTCGATTGCCGATTTTGGGTCGGTGAAGCGAGCACTGGAGCATTATCGAAGCCAAGGCTATCAAATTGCGATAGATGACGTAGGCGCAGGTTATTCGTCGCTGCAATCGATCATTGAGCTTCGTCCGGATTACTTGAAGGTTGATCGGTCTATTATTCAAAACATCGATCTCGACGAGATGAAGGAGCATATTCTGTATACCTTAATCCAGCTGGCAGCCAAAATGGATATTGCGATTATCGCTGAGGGGATCGAGCGCGAAGAGGAGCTTGCCAAATTGCGTGAAATGGGAATTGATTATGCACAAGGATATTTGTTAGGCAGACCGGCTGCATTTGGTTAA